In Setaria viridis chromosome 5, Setaria_viridis_v4.0, whole genome shotgun sequence, the genomic stretch TCTTAAAAACAAAATATATGCTAATTTTTCAGTAGCACTATTTGTTTCTAAGGTTCCTGGACTTAGACTGTTATATATAGTTCCAAGTTAATCCTTACTTGACTAATTTTGTAGTTAGACTAAAATTCTGTGAACTATGGAAGAGCTATTCCTGAATTATTAATATGTGCCATAGTCAATTCAACCATATGGTATATTATTGTGATTTCTAAAACTTTGATATGTTACAATATTTAAGAAACCAGCCTGATAATGTTATTAAATTTTCCCTTGAATAAATTCAGTGTTTGGTGTTGTGACTTGTAACCTTAATCTGAGCTCGCCTGTTCGCAATCCAAATCTTCATTTGCTTTGATGGGATTCCTGAGTTATCAGCCATGGTTGATGTTCTTCTTACAAACGTATCGGCCTCTGCAGAGCTAATTAAATCAATAAATTAGAACTTCTTTCACAAAGAAAGAATCTCAATATATTGGAAGTTGCAAATTAAGCTTCATGAAGAACAATAGGAATGGTCCCTTAGCTTTCAAGTGCATTTATGAGCAGCTCTTCTTTCCAACAGGCACATTATTAGTACAGAAGTTTTAtcgcaaaataaataaaatcacaTGCGCGTTAACTGTATATGTATTATTAGAAAATGATTAGCTgtttttcaagaaaaaaggaaagcaaTAGTGTTACCTTAGATGGATGAAATCATGAAAAGGGGTACATAGGTATAAGAATTTATCAAAAAATATTGCTGCTGACATGCACCTGTTTTGCAATGCTACTCACGAGATTTGGTGTTCACCAACTACTAAAGAAATTAAATAAGAGAAGAAATAACATTTGCATTCGGTGTTTAGATTCTATAACGATTATTTATCATGCATGTACTATTTCAAGGCTGACTTTGATCTGATCTCGGATCAAACTATCTTTGTTGTATAGGTCTAGTAGTCTCTAGATTGTCGTACTACATCCCTTTCACCCTTTTTATTGTACTTAAATCTTTCATTTTCAAAAAGAATAATAGTAATGGTTCCCTTATCATCTTATGTCTCGATTAACAACTAAGGGTCGTTTAGTAAGGTTTTAGGTTCCAATTCCATGCTAGATGTTTCGGTTTCTTGCAAGAAACCCTACCGGACACGAACAATTTCTAGAGAGAAAATTGAGAATCTCTAGCAAATGGTTTATCAATTTCAAAGACAAAACTAGAAATACTTCTTAGTTTTTACCTAAAAACTAGAAAATAGGTTTTTCGATTTCTCAGAAAACCATTTCTACGAGAAACGGAATCCCTGCCAAATAGGGACTTAATAAATAACACATGCGCACTCCTTATCTTTCATGGACTTGTTTGGATCTTACTAGGACAGGAACCACAAATGATgctataatgcttttaaaaaaatgcatatCATTCATCGAACCATTCATATCCACATTCAAATCCGTCTTCAAATAACAAAAGCAATGTTGTAAAAGGGatagttttatttatttcttaagCATGCCATTTCCAACTTAAAAATTCTCTTAAAGAAGGACACCAACAAAAACATGAAACAAAGTGTCGCAATTTTTGTAAGACAATAGCAAGACAAATTAGTAACCCACGTTATAAATGAAAGGACATAATTGTGTATTCTTCTTGATCATCAAATATTATTGGCAATTTATTAAGTTACACACCAAAACTTCAAAAGCAAGAAAATTTAAACATTACAGCTTCCTCCATGCATCATTTCTTCTCAACATACATATGTATGGTTGGCCCATGTTATGAAAAAGGGAGTCAGAAAAACTCAAAGACAGATACATGAAAGAACCTTTCATACAATCTGTACAGTATATACTTAAGGAAGACTCAAACATCATCTTTTTTTCAAGAATTCAAAGCCAAAAATTATACGAAGTTTGCTGGAATCGTTTAGAATGAAGAATTGATGTTTATTTTTCTATGAAAATCCATACCAGATAGCCTCCTTGATAGAAGATTCAACTTAGTTCTAGTACTTCTCTTTTCCTGTTATGTGTTGATGAGAAAAGGAAGCCTTATATAGACTTTCCAAAACCAGCGACAAATCCATGTTTAGTCAGTCACGTCTCATATGCCGCATTAGATAGATAGGTTTATAGATAGAACGACGAAGATATAGATAGATATTGGTATATAGCAAGATTGGGTAGCGGCATTATTTTGGGACAACGTGCCAAAGCCAGCGGCGCAGGCAGTAGCTAGAGGGCAAACTTGACTTCTTGGATATACAACTAGCAGCCCATGGCCACCACATGTAGCTAGAGATGGAAATAGATCGAATATGATCAAACTGACACATCACTGATACTGATTGCAAATTGAGTGTTGTCCTGAATATGATTTTGGATCTTAATAGAGTAGAATGCAACTATTTTAAACATGGAAAAAGTTTAATTAAAAGTTTGTTTATTACCAAATAGGGAATAGTAAATTAGAATTAGTTTCACATGATACATACTTATGCCTAAAAAGGCACAAATGCATTAAGGAATTCGGCTTTGAAATGGTACAAGAACAATAATGTAGATAGCATCTTAATTCATTTTGCCAGATACAAACATCCGATGTTAACTATATTTCTATTGATTTTGCATTTTTCAATATGGATAGGATTTTCAATGATGTTGGATCAATTGGACTAACCATGTCGGGTTTCAGTTCCCACATGTGCCTCTCTTCAGCTGTGTTGTCATCATCATGTAGAAACACCACAAGCCAACTCACCGATTGCATTGAAATCACAAGCTCCTTGGATGATCAAGAATTCCCACCCCTAGAATATGCTTGCTTGGCAGCCATCTCATCAGCAATGCTCCCAAATAGGTGTTGTGGTGTACCAAAGGAGCATGATGCCAGTGGCATTCAGTAAAATGTCATAAAGAAATGGTGGTATAAACTGAACGGATTATGATTAAATGTACATATATTACTTAGAAGCTTTCATGAATTTTGCTCTTGAAACAGTTGGTTGCTTTGTGCCCTGGAACATCTGTTGTTTCACACAACTCAGATGTCATTTTAGTGCAAATTCAACCTCGTCCCTCACATGTCTAGAAAACATGGTTAGGCAATATGACCACATACCCTTCATACTTAAAAAATATTCCATCTATCCCCAAATAGAGTGTCATTCTAGCTTAGTCCTAAGTTAAAGCTAATTTCTTTAGAGGCTCTATATATCGATCTGTTCTTTGTGACGAGCAATTATTGCAGTCTTCAAAAGCCACCGTGTGATTAGGATTTGCCCATATCTTCCTTGGCTCTCTATCTATCCTTTCTTGTAGAGGCGTCAGGACCGAGAGTGATAGTGACAATACATAATGTCTATGCTTGCGATGGATGTGGTAGAGAAGAATACATCGAATTTGATTGTAATTTCTCTTGTCATAATTTATTCTACACTTACTATACCCTAGGGCATCTTTTgacaaaaagaaaggaaacaatTTATACAAAGAGCATcaatatttatgatacaaaaTAAGTAATTAGATTCACCATGAAATATAGTTTTATAATATACCTATATTTGGTGTCATAAATGTTGATACTTTTCTCTACAAACTTGACCAAATAGTTTAACTTTGGACAGAGGTAGAATGACACTCTTTTAGAGAACAAGGCAACCAACAACGATACTTAGGGATGAATACACATAAATACATTAAGACTTGTCACATGAAAATATtgttaatatattttcttgGAGGAACAGATTCAAATGACtatatttacaataaatttgatcaataatacttaaaaaatagtTGCAAATAATAGTTGGAGACTCAATATCAAAAACGTCAAAAGAATAGAGCTAGTATATATTTAAGTTTTCTTATTATGGTTATAAAGATGACACCACATATACACAGCACACACGCACATGAGTGCACGTCTATCATGAGCCTCTAAGTAGAGTGCTAAAAGCATTCGCATGTGTTTCCCCGATGGCTTGGTGGGTAAAGTCGATCATACCCTCACGTCTCTGCCACCATATTGAGATGGTTGTTCCCTAGCTAGTTAAAACCTGATCATTATGATAAGTGTATATAAGAAGATCAGATAAAACCTGATCACATAGCCTAGAAGACTAGATGCAACCTGATCATAAAGCCCACTGCAACTAGGGGCTTTATTTGAAAGGTGTGGATTTCTCTAGATATGCAAGTTAATTGAAATTCAGATTAAATCTTAGGAGTAAGATCCCATCAAGCTCATCACAAACAAATCACCAATAGCAATCAAAGGCAGGGCATTCAAAAATTTGTAGCTTAGGTAATTAAGAAAGTTGATTAGTCATTGGTACTCCCtacattccaaattatagttaaTTTTAGTTTTGTCTTAaatcaaacttctctaactttgaccGAGTTTATAGACAAAATATCAACACATGTAACATTAAATAAGTTTTATTTGGTCGGCAATAAAATGTGTCTTAATATtacatttatttggtattgtagatgttattgtatttttttctatacATAATTAAAATTAGACAAGTTTTTTAAGTATAAGAAAACTTTAGATTCGCTCGCATGTGCGGTAATGCACAATGGtgaaagaaaataattgtaTTGACTTCGTAGCTTTTGACAAGCAGAAAGTCAGAAAGCACAAAAAACATTGATGAATTAATATTGTCGTCGTAACAGGATTCAGCCATGAATTATGGATGTGGATTATGAAGTGGTTGCCATCTCGAAGTAACCGCACGGTGCTAACCTCAATTGGGCGAGACCCTCTCAAGAAACGTGCAGGCACGAGTTTTGTTTGGTTCAGAGCCAACCAACCCCACTTGCAATTCGGCAGTACAACTTGCTACACCATGGATCGTGCTAGGCGTACACAAAGTGCACACCACGAGCATTAAACATATGTCCGCCATATCCAACATTATGAAGAGATCATACTTAGCATATTGCAAATTAAGCTTAGAATTCCTTTTCATTATGTACCCTTTTGTTCCATCCAATATTTTTTCACTAAATGTTTGCAACGATTTTATTCAAACTTAAATACATGAAGAAGGTAGTACTTTCTCCATTTAGAAATGTCACGGGTTATTTGAGTAGCCAAAAATGAGAGTACTTAATCTAGAGATGTTACTAACACTAACTCAAGTCACATATAAAGTgctggttttggttttggggtTGTATAAAAGTAAAATATATCAAACTAAGATTACAAATTATTTTGTGCGTGCTGAGTTTGGGTATTTGATAATGGAacaagtagatttgtattgaatAATACGAAAAATAGTggacaagatttttttttaagaccACATTAGTATTTAAAACATCATTTATTTTTGCCTAAAACATCATTTATTACAATTATATTATAAAATTGTGGACACAATTTTGCAGACTTATCCAGAGTGTGGAATATAATAGTACTTCGAAGTGCCACAACATTCTTTTTGCTGTCACATGTAGCAGTTGCTAGCTATGGGATCCTTGCTGGATCACACATCTTGACTATGATCTTTTGACTAGAGACACCCTAAACGTCTCAATTGAAAAGATATATTAATGAAAATCATGCAAAATTTAACTCGTGCAGAACAAAAACGACAATTTTGTGCAAGAACCGGGGTACCTGAAGCTACATGCTCGATTACGCAGCGAGACCGACGCGAAGCTGCGTCGAACGGATCAACTCGAGGACCGAAGCGGCGAGGAAGCCGTCAAGTCCACCACACACCCCTCCGCCGGACGCCGGAAACCGGAAGGCAAAAGCAGCCAACGCGTCTACCGAATCCATCcattcctctccctcctcttccgCGTTTCCACCCGCTTATAAGAGCCCTGCGCGCAGACCCGCCGGAAATTCCACGTCCAAACCACGAGCAGCAATCAGCGCCCAACTAacctcctcccccgccccccTTTCCTCTCCAATCCTCCTGCCGAGAGATGGCCACCGAGGTTTGTCGCCCGCACAACATCCTCCTGCCGGCGCCGCACCGGATCCGGCCAGCGGCGTCGTCACACCGGAGACCGAGCAGCAACAACCCCGCGGGGGGCGCCACCAGGAGGTCCCCGCCGGCCTGCCGGAGACACCACGGCAGGAAGGCAGCGTCGAGGCCCGCGGCGGAGGTGTACGCCGGGCCGGCGTTCTCGACGTCCCCCGAGCCGAGCGCCCTTCCGCTGCCGCAGTTCCCCGTCAagaaggccgcggcggccgtcgccgccgtcgacgacgccgCGACGCGCGACCTCAGGCGCATCCTGCGGCTGGAGTAGCTCGCTTGCTTGTCGTCTGCTAGCTGGTTCGATTGGTGGCTTCGGTTTCTctttcattttttcttctgttAGTTAGTTCCTAGTCGACGCGTGATCGATCGAGCTGTATGTTAGTTCTAGCTACTCTCGTGGTTGAgtgctccgcgccgccgccgcggcgagaccTGCCTCCGGCTCAGTTTTATtgtgtggccggcggcgaggcacgCGGCGTGCCGCGGGCTCCCACCGCGACGGCGGTGTAGAATGACCACAGCAGTATATATACTATGTGGCCGTGACGTAGAAATTACTACATGTATAAGGTAATCAAGCAAGGGGTTCCTCGGTATACAACACGAGAACTCCGCGTCAGAATTATGCAATCCTCTCTGTCTCTAGTTTGTAAACAGCTGGCTAGGTAGGCAAGCTATTTTCTGAGTCTGTTCATCGATGTACTCAAGTCTATACGTTTCAATCATGTTGATTTGAATAAGTAAAGCCAAAATTGTGTTGATTTCAATCACAATCAGTCGCGCTCACACCAACCGGCAGCTCgcttggccggcggccggccaatTGCCGACCTACCGCCAGCCAGCATCTTGTTTATTGGAGCGCATCAACTCCTTTTTCTTTCGAAAAAAAGGAGGGCATCAACTTTGTCGAAATCATTTATTTAAGATTAGCATAATGTAGTCTTAAACCAAGTTCATTCTAGACGGCGATAACCCAGGAGGTAGGAGATCGGACAGGAAATAGGTGGCTTGTTCGATCACCCGCAACAACAGAAAGAAACAGCAAGCCGTCTCTCGGCCACAGCGTGCACGGCGGACAGCGCAGGCTCCGCCGTGCCTTTGTGCCGGCGAACGCCGCCGCATCTCCCGTCGATTGAAGGTCTCGTGTTGCTCTGTTTAAGGCCCCGATTCTACCATTCTCCGGTCTTCCCCTTTCTTCCCGTTCCCGCACAGAAAGCCTCGATCTTTCCCGTGCTCCGTCCCCTCCTGCGTCGCTCGCAGaatcccgccgccaccgcctccttccCATCCCTCCCCATCGCGCGCACGCTCCTTGCGCCGCCTCCTAGCATCTCGTCCCCAGTAGCAGGCCCCGCTTGTTCACTGTACCAGGCCCGCCCATAGTCGCCGCTCGCCTAATCGGAGCGAGGcttggccgccgacgccggatCCAGCGGAATCAGCAGGCGCGGCTGCTGGCCATCGATGGATTCGCGAGGGGACCTCGGCAATTCTGTCGGGAGTCTTAACACCACAGCGACCAATCTGGAGCTCGATTTCTTCAGCCAGCCCCGAGCTTCCCCTGGTGGCATCCTCCGACGGACGTGGCGCTGGACGCCGGGCAAAAAAGGCATGTATCAAAGAAACAACCATGGAATCAGATTTTGAAATCCATGAATCCAAACAAGTCCATTCAAATTTTGCCTAGAATTCAGATTTTGAAAATCAATTTAAAATCTAGATTTTCAGAATTCATAATGGttatccaaacgggacctaagttATGAGTacatcctcctctctcttttctttcctcTCCTTCATCCATAGTAAAAAAATTTACATCATTTTAGTACAAATTATTTAAGCATTATGAAACTCCATTTCGGGATCAATCCTATCATACAATTTTGAAATATCAGAACTTAAAAAAAGGTTTTAGGGATAAGATCATTTAAACTTGAACTCCAAAAGACACTTAGGTCCtctttggcagggcttcaccGGCGGCTTCTCCACCAGCCTACCAAAGGGTACCTCCAAAACAGCTTCACCGTGGAAGCTCCCGCAAATCCCGCTCTCTGGAGCCTTTCGACGGAGAAGAGCTGAAAAAAGAGCCTCCCCGCGGCTTCAACCCCCAACTCCCGAGATCTTGGCAAAAATGCCCCCGCCGGAGCAGCGCACGTCAACGGTGCATGCCGGGGAAGGGCGGCGGCAGTGGAGATACGGTGCGCGATAGAGAAAGAGCGCGACGAGGAAGGAGCAAGGCGCGCAGGGAGATGCGTCGCGCGGCTGGCGATGGAGTAGGAGGGCGAGGGCCAGGTGTGGCGCAGCCTCATGGTAGGCAGTGATGACGAAAcagtagtagtagcagcagcagcagcacccggCTGGGGGGAAGTAGCATCGCTCGGCTGGGAGAATGGGACTGCGACAAAttagtagtagcagcagcacTGGGCACGTGAACTAGGAGGAGCAGGAACGGCGGTGGAGCAGAGCTTGGCATGAAGAGAGGATGAGgatggtgtcggtgttttagaccggcaacctgcctagggggtaccctaggtggtcttttgtgcggtgggtgtcgttgagaatcaaggagtcgatggtgatgcaaggaacacgatttagacaggttcgagccgcttgatcgcgtaacaccctacgtcctgtatgttgattgtattgaacttggatgagttgtcttggagggggtccctgcccgtccttatatgagtgggggagcagggttacagggtagaaaCCTAGTCGGGTTTGgtttacagagtcctactcgcTTTAGACAGAGTAGTTTTCTTATGCACACcgactagtcttcaggagtcTGAGTGGGCCATGCTCCCCTAccgcgtagcccccgagccttgatcacgtccgagtacgccccttagcgggccgtacagggcctactcgtgggcctgggatgtatgcccgacaagcccccgagtactttgtagtcgagccGAACAGTTCTAAGTACTCAGAAGTCGTTATCCGAGTAAATCTTGGTACTTACTGTGTTGTGATGTCTTcgagtactcgagtactgtcacgtggctggaaggtactcttcgtCTGTCTTTGCTTCGAGTTACTTTTTTGCCTTGGAGatattatatggtagtgcgatgacaatcgcactccatatggagtagcccccgagctttagtttgaatcgaagaattaggctgagggtcaatcctaTGTTCTGGTTTTTGGCTTTAGTAgccttcagaaaaaagaaaactttatccagcGGGTATGGTATCGGCAatccccgagcacttaggcaattATTCgtagtcgatgaagtggtcaaacctttTGATTGAGTATCCGTTGGGTATTATTGGTGATAAATCCGATTTATATCTAACCGTTGCTTAATTGATGCTTGAaatccggaggtgatggagatataacaGGACGGGCCTGCTGGTGGTTAGCGTTACGCTCTTTTTTAGCAGATCTATTTTGTGCGCCTTTTTCCTATTCATCTTTGAGCCGCCGCCCTTTCcagtgctgccgccgccattgttgctttctCCTTGCCCTTGAGTGAATTCTATTGCCGATCCTTCTCTTGTTTACCTTTCTCGAGGCTGGCTGATGTgtttcaagaagatggggaagaaaccggaAAATACCCAGGGTCAAGCTGCGGCGACCAGTAAGGTTAGATCCAAATCCAAAAAGGGGAAAGAGCTTGCACTGCCGGCGCCGAAGTGTGGCCCGACAAACCAGATTGCATCGCCACCGCCTGGGATCACCTGGCAgcactctgtgatgaaggaaccggcggttcaggctttggttgatgctaagCTTCTTCAGTTGAAGCTTCAAATTGAGTAGAGGCCTGCTTTTggcaatgcgtggcaatttgaggagc encodes the following:
- the LOC117857904 gene encoding uncharacterized protein yields the protein MATEVCRPHNILLPAPHRIRPAASSHRRPSSNNPAGGATRRSPPACRRHHGRKAASRPAAEVYAGPAFSTSPEPSALPLPQFPVKKAAAAVAAVDDAATRDLRRILRLE